ATACCGGTTGACACCGGAGCAGAATCAGGATTGATAATGAAAGCGATTTTCACCTACGACGACGAGCAACTAGGCAAGAGTTACATCGTGATCCCCAAAATCCGTGAGATCAGCAGGGTTCTGGGTAATGTTGTGATCACATTCGACAACGGAGACAAGCGCACCCTGGCTGTGGACGACACCCAGGGTGCAATCCAGCAGATGCTGGAGGCCATCGAAAAGTTCTATTCGTGATCGCCCACCCGGTTTCCAACCCCATCCTGCTGGCTCTATTGGGGACAGGCTTTACCTGGATGATGACGGCTATCGGATCGGCTTTTGTCTTTCTTTTCCGCGCCATCAAGCCCTGGCTGCTGGACACCATGCTGGGTTTTGCCGCAGGAGTGATGATCGCGGCCAGCTTCTGGTCGCTGCTCAATCCGGCCATCAACCTCAGCAACGGAAATCCTCTGCCAGCCTTGGTCGGGTTTTTGCTGGGAGGGGCATTCCTGCGTGGAGTGGACGCTCTGTTGCCACATCTGCACCCGGGCAAAGAGATGGGCGAACAAGAAGGCCTGAAAACACCCTGGGGCAAATCAACCCTGATGTTCCTGGCTGTCACGCTCCACAATTTCCCGGAAGGACTGGCTGTGGGCGTGGCTTTCGGAGCTTACGCTTCCGGATTTGCCGATGCCACTCTGGCCGGGGCTATGGCCCTCACTCTGGGCATCGGGATCCAGAACCTGCCCGAAGGCGCGGCCCTCTCCATTCCGCTAAG
Above is a genomic segment from Candidatus Cloacimonadota bacterium containing:
- a CDS encoding ZIP family metal transporter, which encodes MMTAIGSAFVFLFRAIKPWLLDTMLGFAAGVMIAASFWSLLNPAINLSNGNPLPALVGFLLGGAFLRGVDALLPHLHPGKEMGEQEGLKTPWGKSTLMFLAVTLHNFPEGLAVGVAFGAYASGFADATLAGAMALTLGIGIQNLPEGAALSIPLRREGMSRWKSFFWGQFSGMVEPLGGLLGAALVMVARPVLPYALAFAAGAMIFVVAEEVIPESQKGEHSHLATLGVMLGFALMMFLDVALG